From Cecembia calidifontis, one genomic window encodes:
- a CDS encoding YaiO family outer membrane beta-barrel protein, whose product MKIRVIYLIIGLFISCAFYSESNAQKIDSDSLLFTALEIAKEGKDRSKAIAMAKLGIQEAPDYLDFHLLLGRLYKEEGQVDSARYFLHYVIDHNPAYKDAFSYLLGLEYEERNIQEGLNMADNAIREYPNEERFYTFKHAFLQLQRDERVEFDFLKSAIKQFPDQSSFRQRLNLLENRLDNDRIGTHYSLTLFDRDAVGPWHLTGLQYIRERRWGSLIGRVNYANRLSSGSTIDSGFQYELESYFFTGRRSYSYVGLAYSPSLVFPEQRYGYSFFQNLDKGWEWEIGGRFTSVVPPEGRRDFRSLIFGLGKYVGSWWINLRSFIQNEDTQYYPAFTLTSRYYLNTRFDYFTMIAGYGTSPDERQTLGQFENRVALDSWRVGGGYFRLLGEKFVTGTQVMYNYQEYHPGRTQQELEFSLVFQMIF is encoded by the coding sequence ATGAAAATCAGAGTCATTTATTTAATAATTGGCCTTTTTATCTCATGCGCATTTTATTCTGAATCAAATGCACAAAAGATTGATTCCGATAGTTTACTTTTTACCGCTTTGGAAATTGCCAAGGAGGGAAAAGACAGGTCGAAAGCCATCGCCATGGCAAAGCTGGGCATACAGGAGGCCCCTGATTATTTGGATTTCCATTTGTTATTGGGCAGACTTTATAAAGAAGAAGGTCAGGTTGACAGTGCCCGGTATTTTCTTCATTATGTAATTGATCACAATCCTGCTTATAAAGATGCCTTCAGTTATCTTTTGGGCTTGGAATATGAAGAAAGAAATATCCAAGAAGGGCTTAATATGGCAGATAATGCGATCAGAGAATATCCAAATGAAGAAAGGTTTTACACCTTTAAGCATGCTTTTTTACAATTGCAGCGTGATGAGCGAGTTGAATTTGATTTTCTAAAGTCCGCTATAAAACAATTCCCCGATCAATCCTCATTTCGTCAAAGGTTGAATTTATTGGAAAACCGGCTGGACAATGATAGAATAGGTACTCACTATAGTTTGACACTTTTTGATAGGGATGCTGTTGGTCCTTGGCATTTGACGGGCTTGCAATATATCAGGGAACGTAGATGGGGCTCTTTAATTGGAAGGGTAAATTATGCTAACCGATTGAGTTCCGGAAGTACCATCGATTCAGGTTTTCAATATGAATTAGAGTCTTACTTTTTTACGGGAAGGAGATCGTATTCTTATGTGGGATTGGCATATAGCCCGAGCCTTGTGTTTCCAGAGCAACGATACGGCTATTCTTTCTTTCAAAATCTTGACAAAGGCTGGGAATGGGAAATTGGCGGAAGGTTTACATCTGTGGTGCCACCGGAAGGGAGAAGGGATTTTAGGTCTCTGATATTTGGTCTTGGTAAATATGTGGGTTCCTGGTGGATCAACCTCCGGTCTTTTATACAAAATGAGGATACCCAATATTATCCTGCATTTACATTGACTTCACGATATTATTTGAATACGAGATTTGATTATTTCACTATGATTGCAGGTTACGGGACCTCTCCGGACGAAAGGCAGACTTTAGGACAGTTCGAAAACCGTGTTGCTTTGGATTCCTGGAGGGTAGGGGGAGGTTACTTCCGTTTACTTGGCGAAAAGTTTGTAACTGGAACGCAGGTGATGTACAATTACCAGGAATACCATCCGGGAAGAACCCAACAGGAACTGGAATTTTCCTTGGTTTTTCAAATGATTTTCTAA
- a CDS encoding glycosyltransferase family 2 protein: MIIEDILKNFEGFVIVYASIYILIFILMAFVSFFAIKIYNNAKYTIKDDVLVNSNDMVGVSIVAPAFNEELNIVYNVKSLLSLNYPNYEVVIVNDGSTDSTLQKLIDEFELVKVNFFYEEKIKTKPVRAHYKSTNPIYSKLLVVDKENGKSKADASNAGINSSKFPLFLCTDVDCILRNDTILKLAKLFMGNKERVIAAGAAIRASNSCEVKDGFLVKIHYPKNWWASFQEIEYVRSFLLGRMAWSQVNGLLLVSGGLGMFDKEIAIEAGGYWAKSLGEDIELITRMRKVMSRRKEKFRIVYIPESLCWTEVPASLKSFWRQRVRWGRGLAQTLFIHRSMIFNPKYGVTGLVLLPYYLIFEFLVPIIELLGLIGIVLGFIFLEISFLGVFKMVFLVYCFYLQITILSVLWDQWIYGHYSNLKEMLHLLIKAILEPFIYHPFSLFASLKGYLNFLLKKEHKWGVMLRQGFTR, encoded by the coding sequence ATGATTATTGAAGATATTTTAAAAAACTTCGAAGGCTTTGTTATTGTGTATGCCTCGATCTATATTCTTATTTTTATTTTGATGGCGTTTGTCTCTTTTTTTGCTATCAAAATATACAATAATGCTAAGTACACTATTAAAGATGATGTTTTAGTTAATTCAAATGATATGGTGGGAGTTTCCATTGTTGCTCCAGCATTCAACGAGGAACTGAATATAGTCTATAACGTCAAATCTTTATTGTCATTAAATTATCCCAATTATGAAGTAGTTATAGTAAACGATGGGAGTACAGATAGTACCCTGCAAAAGCTTATTGATGAATTTGAGCTTGTAAAAGTCAATTTTTTTTATGAAGAAAAAATTAAAACGAAACCGGTGAGAGCTCATTATAAATCCACTAATCCTATTTATTCAAAATTATTGGTGGTTGATAAGGAAAATGGGAAAAGTAAAGCAGATGCATCAAATGCCGGGATCAATTCTTCAAAATTCCCCTTGTTTCTATGTACTGACGTTGATTGTATTTTGAGAAACGATACAATTTTAAAACTTGCTAAGCTATTCATGGGCAATAAAGAGAGGGTGATTGCAGCTGGGGCTGCCATTCGAGCTTCAAACTCATGTGAAGTAAAAGATGGTTTTTTGGTCAAAATTCACTATCCTAAAAATTGGTGGGCGTCTTTTCAGGAAATTGAGTATGTCAGGTCTTTTCTTTTAGGTAGAATGGCCTGGAGTCAAGTTAATGGTCTATTATTGGTTTCAGGAGGTCTCGGAATGTTTGATAAAGAGATAGCAATAGAAGCTGGAGGTTACTGGGCCAAGTCATTAGGGGAGGATATAGAGTTGATTACCCGTATGAGAAAAGTCATGAGTAGAAGAAAAGAGAAATTCAGGATAGTTTATATACCAGAGTCCCTTTGTTGGACCGAAGTACCAGCTTCTTTAAAATCATTTTGGAGACAACGAGTAAGATGGGGGAGAGGATTGGCCCAGACACTTTTTATTCATAGATCGATGATTTTTAACCCTAAATATGGAGTGACTGGATTGGTTTTGTTGCCATATTACCTAATTTTTGAGTTTTTGGTCCCAATTATTGAATTACTAGGGTTAATAGGGATAGTTTTGGGATTCATATTTTTGGAAATCAGTTTTTTAGGAGTTTTTAAGATGGTATTTTTGGTATATTGTTTTTATTTGCAGATTACAATTCTCTCTGTCTTATGGGACCAATGGATTTATGGTCATTATTCAAATTTGAAGGAAATGTTGCATCTCCTTATAAAAGCAATCCTAGAACCTTTTATTTACCATCCATTTAGCTTGTTTGCTTCGTTAAAAGGATATTTGAATTTCTTGCTTAAAAAAGAACATAAATGGGGAGTTATGCTGAGACAAGGTTTTACCAGGTAA
- a CDS encoding DUF4838 domain-containing protein, producing MLKRLILLIVLVSIFAVEAKSKTDSALFSNESLPKTIYANEEHLLLAEELKSFLEEAIKSEVEIIKGISDRDKPGIYLISEPKIFENSAYYYAFKSTYNTIKLIGRGNKELEYALFSFLEELGLRMYQPYEVFYPNIGAINFPKNSVKFYKPSFNYRALFYPASYDELFRRWHKLDWHLEDFGIWGHTFDKLISPQKFFESHPEFFAFYEGSRRYESLCMTNNKGFQVSSLSLKNILKTTPDSRFYSISQNDDLVYCECLRCESLNKKYGSPSGSLYFFLNRHAKIHPKNEFVTLAYLHTSDPPKGIFPQKNVTTLYCPIEMNRGMAINSDPRSELFRARIKNWKAFNPNLFLWDYTVQFTHYLSPFPNIHTYQDNLKFYEEHGVLGLFLQGYADVPGDFVELRQYLLSKLLWNNSLDMDLLTKEFLEYFYGPAHDYVWEYLKLLKEAQEESNRFLDIYSGPVQKTNDFLSPFWMDQFDKIISKAENAVENIHPFYERVDKIRLGLEYVYFEQAKYYGKERFGMFKWIENEWKVPESLTSRVKNFVSKCEELGIYEFGEGGFTPQQYYKNWISLANNGIVDHLGIGIEGHWLTEPAAEYNPKGFSGLVDGIYGSEDFNIGWTGWYGDDAVLIFHTKKKNIQFVEFSFLNNQRHWIFPAKSVLIEGFQDGKWTLIQREILPEVEEDFEIKSQKIQVTSENLNKFEILKIVVENQKSVPEWRKRTGKRPLLMIDEIVFR from the coding sequence ATGTTAAAAAGACTAATATTATTGATAGTCTTGGTTTCAATTTTTGCTGTTGAAGCGAAATCTAAAACAGATAGTGCGTTGTTTTCTAATGAAAGTTTGCCGAAGACCATTTATGCAAATGAAGAGCATTTATTATTGGCGGAAGAACTCAAATCATTTTTAGAGGAAGCAATTAAAAGTGAAGTTGAAATAATTAAAGGCATAAGTGATAGGGATAAGCCAGGTATTTATTTAATCTCTGAACCTAAAATTTTCGAAAATAGTGCCTATTACTATGCTTTTAAATCAACATACAATACTATTAAACTTATAGGTAGAGGTAATAAAGAACTGGAATATGCGCTTTTTTCATTTTTGGAGGAACTTGGCTTGAGAATGTACCAGCCCTATGAAGTTTTCTATCCAAATATAGGGGCAATAAATTTCCCTAAAAATTCAGTGAAATTTTATAAGCCTTCTTTTAATTATCGGGCTTTATTTTATCCGGCTTCTTATGATGAATTGTTTAGGAGATGGCATAAGTTGGATTGGCACCTTGAAGATTTTGGAATATGGGGACATACTTTTGATAAACTGATTTCCCCACAAAAATTCTTTGAATCCCATCCTGAATTTTTTGCCTTTTACGAGGGGTCAAGGAGATATGAGTCTCTTTGTATGACCAATAATAAAGGTTTTCAGGTATCATCTTTATCTCTGAAAAACATTTTGAAAACTACGCCTGATTCTAGGTTTTATTCTATAAGCCAAAATGATGATTTGGTCTATTGTGAATGCCTTAGGTGTGAATCCTTGAATAAAAAATATGGGTCTCCTTCTGGAAGTCTCTATTTTTTCTTGAACAGGCATGCAAAAATACATCCAAAGAATGAATTTGTAACATTGGCATATCTCCATACCTCAGATCCTCCAAAAGGGATTTTTCCTCAAAAAAATGTTACAACTCTTTATTGTCCAATTGAAATGAACAGGGGAATGGCTATTAACTCAGATCCTAGAAGCGAGTTGTTCAGGGCAAGGATCAAAAATTGGAAAGCTTTCAATCCCAACCTTTTTTTATGGGATTATACAGTTCAATTTACTCATTACCTTTCACCTTTCCCGAACATACATACTTATCAGGATAATCTGAAATTTTACGAAGAACATGGGGTTTTGGGACTATTTTTACAGGGGTATGCAGATGTTCCTGGAGATTTTGTTGAATTAAGACAATATTTATTGAGCAAACTTCTTTGGAACAATAGTTTGGATATGGACCTATTGACCAAAGAGTTTTTAGAGTATTTTTATGGACCTGCACATGATTACGTCTGGGAGTATTTAAAACTTTTGAAAGAAGCACAAGAAGAATCAAATCGGTTTTTGGACATTTATTCGGGGCCCGTTCAAAAAACAAATGATTTTTTGTCACCTTTTTGGATGGATCAATTTGATAAAATTATATCTAAAGCGGAAAATGCTGTTGAAAACATCCACCCCTTTTATGAAAGGGTTGATAAAATCAGGCTCGGTTTAGAGTATGTATATTTTGAACAGGCCAAATATTATGGGAAAGAAAGATTTGGGATGTTTAAATGGATTGAAAACGAATGGAAAGTGCCTGAAAGTTTGACTTCAAGGGTCAAAAATTTTGTCAGCAAATGTGAAGAACTTGGGATTTATGAATTTGGAGAAGGAGGTTTCACCCCTCAACAATATTATAAGAATTGGATCTCTTTGGCAAATAACGGCATAGTTGATCACTTAGGGATAGGGATAGAAGGGCATTGGTTAACGGAACCAGCGGCTGAATATAATCCAAAAGGCTTTTCAGGATTAGTAGATGGAATTTACGGTTCTGAGGATTTTAATATTGGTTGGACAGGTTGGTACGGAGATGATGCCGTTCTCATCTTCCATACTAAGAAAAAGAATATTCAGTTTGTAGAATTTAGCTTTTTAAATAATCAAAGGCACTGGATTTTCCCTGCTAAATCTGTTTTGATTGAGGGTTTTCAAGATGGAAAATGGACATTGATACAAAGAGAGATTTTACCCGAAGTTGAAGAAGATTTTGAAATAAAAAGTCAAAAAATTCAGGTTACTTCAGAAAATTTAAATAAATTTGAAATACTAAAAATTGTAGTGGAAAATCAAAAAAGTGTACCTGAATGGAGAAAAAGAACTGGAAAGAGACCATTACTTATGATTGATGAAATAGTATTTCGATAA
- a CDS encoding DUF3253 domain-containing protein: MDKEKRDDTILEIAIMEMGRMRKGASFCPSEVVRWLYPQDWRFFMDEIKQEMMKLYREGKILVTQKDKAVDPAILPKGPVRIKVIKLL, from the coding sequence ATGGATAAAGAAAAAAGAGATGATACTATTCTGGAGATTGCCATTATGGAAATGGGCAGGATGAGAAAAGGAGCTTCTTTTTGTCCATCCGAAGTGGTGAGATGGTTGTACCCTCAGGATTGGCGTTTTTTTATGGATGAAATCAAACAGGAAATGATGAAATTGTACAGGGAAGGAAAAATATTGGTTACCCAAAAAGACAAAGCGGTGGATCCTGCAATTCTCCCGAAAGGACCAGTGAGAATAAAAGTGATAAAACTTCTCTAA
- a CDS encoding response regulator transcription factor codes for MKKILLIEDDELILKMLQFKLKKEGFQVFIAKDGDSGIKAVHEIKPDLVVTDIMVPFKSGLEITYLVKKSYPELPVIVLSALGEEENSVQQAFKLGASDFISKPFNPNELAFRVKRFI; via the coding sequence ATGAAGAAGATTTTACTAATAGAAGATGATGAACTGATTTTGAAAATGCTTCAATTCAAGCTTAAAAAGGAAGGTTTTCAAGTTTTTATTGCCAAAGATGGTGATTCTGGGATCAAAGCAGTACATGAAATCAAACCTGATCTTGTGGTTACAGATATAATGGTCCCATTTAAATCTGGATTAGAAATTACATACCTCGTAAAAAAGAGTTATCCCGAGTTACCTGTTATCGTACTTTCTGCATTAGGTGAAGAGGAAAATTCAGTTCAGCAAGCCTTCAAATTGGGTGCTAGTGATTTTATTTCCAAGCCTTTTAATCCAAATGAATTAGCTTTTCGTGTAAAAAGATTTATTTAA
- a CDS encoding response regulator transcription factor: MKKILFADDDELILKMIAFKLRQEGYSVAIAKDGNEAMECFNTEKPDIVLTDIMMPYKSGLEVTQLVKKSEPEIPVVILSSLGENGNTVKEAFDLGVSDFVSKPFNPKELMLRIRRLV; this comes from the coding sequence ATGAAAAAAATTTTGTTTGCTGATGATGATGAACTTATCCTGAAGATGATTGCATTTAAGTTGAGACAGGAAGGATATTCCGTAGCGATCGCAAAAGATGGTAATGAGGCAATGGAATGTTTTAATACTGAAAAGCCTGATATTGTACTTACGGATATAATGATGCCTTATAAATCAGGTTTGGAAGTTACCCAATTGGTAAAAAAATCTGAACCTGAAATACCGGTAGTAATTCTTTCTTCATTAGGTGAAAATGGTAATACAGTCAAAGAGGCTTTTGATTTAGGGGTCAGTGATTTTGTATCAAAACCTTTTAATCCTAAAGAGCTCATGCTTCGAATACGAAGGCTTGTTTAA
- a CDS encoding YaiO family outer membrane beta-barrel protein produces MRLLILFFSALLSTMFINPINAQVIDADSLLFAAIEKSKTPSTKQEAIIMGRIGIKEFPDYLDFHLLLGRIYKEQNRFDSARFFLNHVIEKNPNYNDAFYLLLNLEFIEKNSLEGLRISNYAIACFPDDVKLYSYKLSFFQLEKDERKEFDFLKLAIKKFPTESLFRQRMNMLEMRFDNDRIGVNYSLTQFNREEVGPWHLIGVQYIYERRWGSLIGRMNHANRLSAGNTIDSGYQLELESYFFTGKKSYSYVAAAYSPSLVFPEYRFGYSFIQNLKNGWEWEVGARYNSVIPPEGRRNFRSLIIGGAKYVGSWWLSLRSFVQNENDQIFPAFTFSSRYYMESRFDYFSIIAGYGTSPDERTTLGQFENRIALDSWRIGTGYNRRVGKRYITGMQLLYNYQEYAPGRTQHELELFFSLQFKL; encoded by the coding sequence ATGAGGTTGTTAATTTTATTTTTTTCCGCTTTGCTTTCTACTATGTTTATTAATCCAATAAACGCTCAGGTTATAGATGCAGATAGTTTACTTTTTGCTGCAATTGAAAAGTCAAAAACACCTTCTACAAAGCAAGAGGCAATAATTATGGGTAGGATTGGGATTAAAGAATTTCCTGATTATCTGGATTTTCATCTTCTCCTTGGTAGAATATACAAAGAACAAAATCGCTTTGATAGTGCAAGATTTTTTTTGAACCATGTTATTGAAAAAAATCCAAATTATAATGACGCATTTTATTTACTATTAAACTTGGAATTCATTGAAAAAAATAGTTTGGAAGGTTTAAGGATTTCAAATTATGCAATTGCCTGTTTTCCTGATGATGTTAAATTGTATTCTTATAAGCTTTCATTTTTTCAATTAGAAAAAGATGAAAGAAAAGAATTTGATTTTTTGAAGCTTGCAATAAAAAAGTTTCCAACTGAATCGTTGTTTAGACAAAGGATGAACATGCTCGAAATGAGGTTTGATAATGACCGGATAGGCGTAAATTATAGTTTAACGCAATTTAATAGGGAAGAGGTTGGTCCTTGGCATTTAATAGGAGTTCAGTACATATATGAGAGAAGGTGGGGGTCATTAATTGGACGTATGAACCATGCAAATCGGCTTAGTGCCGGCAATACTATAGATTCAGGTTATCAGCTTGAGCTCGAATCTTACTTTTTTACTGGAAAAAAGTCTTATTCTTATGTGGCTGCAGCTTACAGTCCAAGTTTGGTTTTCCCTGAATACAGATTTGGCTATTCTTTTATCCAAAATTTAAAGAATGGTTGGGAGTGGGAAGTTGGAGCGCGTTACAATTCTGTAATACCTCCTGAGGGAAGAAGAAACTTTAGGTCTCTAATTATTGGTGGAGCAAAGTATGTGGGGTCTTGGTGGCTAAGTTTAAGATCATTTGTTCAGAATGAAAATGATCAAATCTTTCCCGCTTTCACATTTTCAAGCCGATACTATATGGAATCTAGATTTGATTACTTCTCTATAATTGCTGGATATGGAACCTCACCTGATGAAAGGACCACTTTAGGACAATTTGAAAACAGGATAGCATTGGATTCTTGGCGAATAGGTACAGGGTATAATAGACGAGTAGGGAAAAGATATATAACGGGGATGCAGTTATTGTATAATTACCAAGAATATGCCCCTGGAAGAACTCAACATGAATTGGAATTGTTCTTTAGTTTACAGTTTAAGCTTTGA
- a CDS encoding HEAT repeat domain-containing protein, whose product MKLMLIDFSFVENGILSIYGVLFILFFGLLTASIFLTLQFQIKRNYIKRKREKIKFEIYDFFSELVFSDDQSEYHYDNQIQNFKQKIPVDAYWCKDLLLYNIINLAKNFKGEQYNRLLAITFKFGLMDYIHSLLSSGFWYMKSKGIYFLKELNYYQSAESIFPFIFSKQANLRFPALLGYISLAKKNPLDVIKEYSNSLSPLEMISLMDVIKKRKLKKPDNLKNWLSLKEDTLLIFALKLVSYYNDLDSAPEVMNLIDNPNQRVRNEVFKSIGKLLLFEAEEVLIKSFYHENDQNQIEIIRTLKEIGGQDTIEFLYYILTLKRSSEVKMAAMNALKALDKNFSKINFLEDKKLDLMKKHVEDRYLENS is encoded by the coding sequence ATGAAATTGATGCTGATTGATTTTTCATTTGTAGAAAATGGTATTTTATCCATTTATGGAGTATTGTTCATTTTATTTTTTGGATTATTAACTGCATCAATTTTTCTCACGCTTCAATTTCAAATAAAAAGGAATTACATAAAGAGGAAAAGAGAGAAAATTAAATTTGAAATCTATGACTTTTTCTCTGAATTGGTTTTTTCAGATGACCAATCCGAATACCACTATGACAATCAAATTCAAAATTTCAAGCAAAAAATACCGGTAGATGCGTACTGGTGTAAAGATCTTTTGTTATACAATATTATCAATCTTGCTAAAAATTTTAAAGGGGAGCAGTATAACCGGCTTCTCGCCATAACATTTAAGTTTGGTCTTATGGATTATATCCATAGTCTTTTATCATCAGGTTTTTGGTATATGAAATCCAAAGGAATCTATTTTCTAAAGGAACTAAATTATTATCAATCAGCAGAATCGATTTTTCCTTTTATTTTTTCGAAACAAGCAAATTTGAGATTTCCTGCTTTATTAGGTTATATTTCTCTGGCTAAAAAGAATCCATTGGATGTTATTAAGGAATATTCCAATAGCCTTTCGCCGCTGGAAATGATAAGCTTGATGGATGTTATCAAAAAAAGAAAATTAAAAAAACCAGATAACTTAAAAAATTGGTTAAGCTTAAAGGAGGATACACTTTTAATATTTGCATTAAAATTAGTGTCTTATTATAATGATTTGGATTCGGCCCCAGAGGTGATGAACTTGATTGATAATCCGAATCAACGTGTTAGAAATGAGGTTTTTAAATCCATTGGGAAACTTTTGCTTTTTGAGGCAGAAGAAGTTTTAATAAAATCATTTTATCACGAAAATGATCAAAACCAAATTGAAATCATTAGAACCCTGAAAGAAATAGGTGGGCAGGATACTATTGAATTTCTTTATTATATCTTGACACTAAAAAGGTCTTCGGAAGTAAAAATGGCAGCAATGAATGCATTAAAGGCTTTGGATAAAAACTTTTCAAAAATCAATTTTCTAGAAGATAAAAAATTGGATTTAATGAAAAAACATGTTGAAGATAGATATTTAGAGAACTCTTGA
- a CDS encoding glycosyltransferase family 2 protein, producing the protein MEVYLKSFEWFVAGYATLYIVIYFMMAILSFWAIKVYNNAKYIIKDEVLVKSNHLLGVSIVAPAYNEELNIIHNVKSLLSLNYPKFEVVIVNDGSTDNTLQKLIDEFELVKVDFYYDEKIQTKPVRGHYKSVNPVYSKLLVVDKENGKSKADASNAGINSAKYPLFICTDVDCILRNDTIMKLAKPFMTSKERVIATGAPIRASNSCEVKDGFMVKVHFPKNWWASFQELEYIRAFLLGRMAWSQVNGLLLVSGGLGMFDREIAIEAGGYWHKSLGEDMELITRMRKVMYERKEKFKILYIPESLCWTEVPATKEVFIRQRVRWARGLIQTLNLHKEMFLKPKYGKTGFLIMPYFFIYEFLVPIIEILGIISLILALVFLDFNVFSLLKFTFVVYLFYLLVTLLSVLWDESFYGHYAKRRELLHLVGKAMIEPIVYHPFNLYASIKGYWYFFTNKEQKWGNMQRQGFKTANKI; encoded by the coding sequence ATGGAAGTTTATCTGAAATCATTCGAATGGTTTGTGGCCGGTTATGCCACTTTATATATTGTCATCTATTTTATGATGGCTATTTTATCTTTTTGGGCCATCAAAGTGTATAATAATGCAAAATACATCATTAAAGATGAGGTTTTGGTTAAGTCCAATCATTTATTGGGGGTGTCAATAGTTGCCCCTGCCTACAATGAAGAATTGAACATTATTCATAATGTAAAGTCTTTATTGTCTTTAAATTACCCCAAATTTGAAGTGGTTATTGTAAATGATGGAAGTACCGATAATACCCTACAAAAACTGATTGATGAATTTGAACTGGTTAAGGTTGATTTTTATTATGATGAAAAAATTCAGACTAAACCGGTTAGGGGTCACTACAAATCAGTCAATCCTGTTTATTCAAAACTTTTGGTGGTAGATAAAGAAAATGGGAAAAGCAAAGCTGATGCTTCAAATGCTGGAATTAATTCCGCCAAGTATCCTTTATTCATTTGTACGGATGTAGATTGTATCCTCCGCAATGATACCATCATGAAATTGGCAAAACCCTTTATGACCAGTAAAGAGAGAGTAATTGCGACGGGAGCACCAATCAGAGCCTCCAATTCATGCGAAGTGAAAGATGGTTTTATGGTAAAGGTTCACTTCCCTAAAAATTGGTGGGCATCTTTCCAGGAGTTGGAATACATTAGGGCATTTTTGCTGGGCAGAATGGCTTGGAGTCAGGTCAATGGTTTGCTTTTGGTTTCAGGAGGCTTAGGGATGTTTGATAGGGAAATTGCCATAGAAGCCGGTGGTTATTGGCATAAATCCTTGGGAGAAGACATGGAACTCATCACGCGCATGAGGAAAGTTATGTATGAGAGAAAAGAGAAATTTAAAATCCTCTATATTCCTGAATCACTTTGTTGGACGGAAGTCCCGGCTACCAAGGAAGTTTTCATCAGACAAAGGGTGAGATGGGCGAGGGGCTTGATTCAGACTCTTAACCTTCATAAAGAAATGTTTTTAAAGCCCAAATATGGGAAAACAGGTTTTTTGATCATGCCCTACTTCTTTATTTACGAATTTCTAGTTCCGATCATAGAAATCTTAGGTATTATCAGTTTGATTCTGGCTTTGGTTTTCCTCGATTTTAATGTTTTTTCTTTATTAAAATTCACCTTTGTGGTTTACCTTTTTTACCTCCTAGTTACTTTATTGTCGGTCTTATGGGATGAAAGTTTCTATGGTCATTATGCCAAAAGGCGTGAGTTACTGCATTTGGTAGGAAAGGCAATGATTGAGCCTATTGTTTATCATCCTTTCAATTTATATGCTTCCATCAAAGGTTATTGGTACTTTTTTACCAACAAGGAGCAAAAGTGGGGCAATATGCAAAGACAAGGTTTTAAAACTGCAAATAAGATTTAG
- the msrA gene encoding peptide-methionine (S)-S-oxide reductase MsrA, translating into MKYLYVLILLISTMNTACAQGPSKKEKAMQDLPKTVVEVPQGLEIATLGAGCFWCTEAIYQNLKGIEQVKSGYSGGHVQNPSYKQVTTGTTGHAEVIQFYYDPKIISFEEILEIFWSTHDPTTLNRQGADVGPQYRSAVFFHSDEQKELAEFYKKKLNESGAFNKPIVTEITPFSNFYVAEDYHQNYYNDNGMQPYCQFVIRPKLEKFKKAFAEKLK; encoded by the coding sequence ATGAAATACCTGTATGTTCTTATCCTACTAATTTCAACCATGAATACGGCCTGTGCACAAGGTCCGTCAAAAAAAGAAAAAGCGATGCAAGATTTACCAAAAACAGTGGTAGAAGTGCCCCAAGGTTTGGAAATAGCCACTTTGGGTGCTGGTTGCTTCTGGTGTACAGAAGCCATTTATCAAAACCTTAAAGGTATTGAGCAGGTAAAGTCAGGGTACAGTGGAGGCCATGTACAAAACCCCTCTTACAAGCAAGTAACCACAGGTACCACGGGGCATGCAGAGGTAATACAGTTTTATTATGATCCCAAAATCATTTCTTTTGAAGAAATCCTTGAAATTTTCTGGTCTACCCATGATCCAACGACACTCAATAGGCAAGGCGCCGATGTAGGCCCTCAGTACCGTTCGGCTGTTTTTTTTCATTCGGACGAGCAAAAGGAGCTGGCGGAGTTTTATAAGAAAAAATTAAATGAATCCGGAGCTTTCAATAAGCCCATAGTTACGGAAATTACTCCATTTAGTAATTTCTATGTAGCAGAAGACTATCACCAAAACTATTACAATGACAATGGTATGCAGCCTTATTGTCAGTTTGTTATCAGACCAAAACTTGAAAAATTCAAAAAAGCTTTCGCCGAAAAATTAAAATAA